In Thalassotalea fonticola, a single genomic region encodes these proteins:
- a CDS encoding DUF4861 family protein has translation MSVTHGAILHKRFTALLWTVFICSLPIQTVASAEINEVKPIGEIVVYNDLALSRDNETVTIALASLTAIDSDDFSSLAIKDADNNSNVPYQLIDSDQDGATDSVIFQAQISANSSNRYQLYLTKNKAGKLADNIVSYSRFVPERNDDYAWENDKIAFRMFGPKARKLAETGKKGGLISSGIDCWLKRVEYPILNKWYQKYVDGRGDYHQDTGEGLDNYHVGSSLGCGGSGSLHQGNLLTAGNFNSHKTTDIGPIRTRFELDYLPWQTGRAKVTETKIISLDKGSNLTRYELIFDQDVDIVAGLSLDKHSIDLTTNEEIGVFSSWRQQQDSQLGLGIVADPKYVEGWQQTKVKGKGGKHLFVQLKSINKRIVYYAGFGWQKSQQFSSKDEWLQYLREFALKLKTPLRIEVQ, from the coding sequence ATGTCTGTTACCCATGGGGCTATTCTACATAAAAGATTTACCGCATTACTATGGACCGTGTTTATTTGTTCATTACCCATTCAAACAGTGGCAAGTGCTGAAATTAATGAGGTTAAGCCAATAGGAGAAATTGTCGTTTATAACGATTTAGCGCTTAGCAGAGATAATGAAACGGTGACCATAGCGCTGGCAAGTTTGACGGCTATCGACAGCGATGACTTTTCGTCGTTGGCAATCAAAGATGCTGATAATAACAGCAATGTACCCTATCAGTTGATTGACAGTGATCAAGATGGGGCGACCGACAGTGTTATTTTTCAAGCGCAGATTTCAGCCAATAGCTCAAATCGCTATCAGCTTTATTTAACCAAGAACAAGGCTGGTAAACTGGCTGATAATATCGTCAGTTATTCCCGCTTTGTGCCAGAGCGTAATGACGACTACGCCTGGGAAAACGATAAAATTGCGTTTCGAATGTTTGGGCCAAAAGCGCGCAAACTTGCCGAAACTGGCAAGAAAGGCGGGCTAATATCGAGTGGTATTGATTGTTGGTTAAAGCGGGTGGAATATCCCATTTTGAATAAGTGGTACCAGAAATATGTCGACGGCAGAGGTGATTATCACCAAGATACCGGAGAGGGCTTAGATAACTATCATGTTGGCAGCAGTCTAGGTTGTGGTGGCTCAGGTAGCCTTCATCAAGGAAATTTATTGACCGCGGGCAATTTTAACAGTCATAAAACTACCGATATCGGGCCAATACGAACACGTTTTGAGCTTGACTATCTGCCTTGGCAAACCGGTAGGGCGAAAGTGACAGAAACGAAAATAATATCATTAGATAAAGGCAGTAATTTAACCCGCTATGAACTGATATTTGATCAAGACGTCGACATTGTCGCCGGGCTGTCATTAGATAAACATTCAATAGATTTAACCACTAATGAGGAGATAGGTGTTTTTAGTTCCTGGCGTCAACAACAAGACTCGCAACTCGGATTAGGCATCGTTGCCGATCCGAAATATGTCGAAGGCTGGCAGCAAACCAAGGTCAAAGGAAAGGGCGGTAAACACCTCTTTGTTCAGCTAAAATCAATCAATAAACGCATTGTTTACTATGCTGGCTTCGGCTGGCAAAAAAGCCAACAGTTTTCTTCAAAAGACGAGTGGCTACAGTATCTAAGAGAATTTGCCCTAAAATTAAAAACGCCGTTACGCATTGAAGTGCAATGA
- a CDS encoding sugar kinase — translation MNSLLIIGECMMELNTQSSNAFSYSFAGDTYNTAVYAKRWQSSLKVSYLTSVGTDATSEKMLDSWSEESIDASLVLTVKDKQPGIYLITTDDDGERTFNYWRKDSAATKLITALEQRGGIDSVPDFDYVYFSGISLAILSDKDKTILLDLVTTLRERGAKIAFDPNYRATMWHDEVEARLWIERAYQCCDMVLPGLDEHQLLFAHNTPQEVRDHLQQFSVVESVVKCGELGICCYGLNDSFIHLPFTPAKVQVDTTAAGDSFAGTYLASRIAGESRGNSLKNAASVAGFVVQHKGAIVDKALYQQFISSLDMAYDE, via the coding sequence ATGAATTCTTTATTGATTATTGGCGAATGCATGATGGAGTTAAACACGCAAAGCTCCAATGCTTTTTCCTACTCATTTGCCGGTGATACTTATAACACTGCGGTTTATGCAAAGCGTTGGCAGTCTTCGTTAAAAGTTTCTTATTTAACCTCAGTTGGCACCGACGCCACCAGTGAAAAGATGCTGGATAGCTGGAGTGAAGAATCGATAGATGCTTCTCTGGTGTTAACGGTAAAAGACAAACAGCCGGGTATTTACCTGATCACCACCGATGATGATGGTGAAAGAACATTCAATTACTGGCGTAAAGATTCTGCTGCTACCAAGTTAATTACCGCACTTGAGCAACGAGGCGGTATTGATTCGGTGCCTGATTTTGATTACGTTTATTTTTCTGGCATATCGTTAGCAATATTATCCGACAAAGACAAAACCATATTATTGGACTTGGTAACCACCTTACGTGAGCGTGGCGCAAAAATAGCATTCGATCCTAATTATCGAGCAACAATGTGGCATGATGAAGTAGAAGCAAGATTATGGATTGAACGGGCCTATCAATGCTGTGATATGGTGTTACCTGGTTTAGATGAACATCAGCTATTGTTTGCTCATAATACACCGCAAGAAGTGAGAGATCACTTGCAGCAATTTTCGGTTGTTGAATCCGTGGTGAAATGTGGTGAGTTGGGCATTTGTTGTTATGGATTAAATGATTCTTTTATTCATTTACCTTTTACGCCTGCAAAAGTACAAGTGGACACAACCGCTGCCGGTGATTCTTTTGCTGGCACCTATCTTGCGTCAAGAATCGCAGGTGAAAGCCGCGGCAACTCACTGAAAAATGCTGCCAGTGTCGCAGGGTTTGTGGTGCAACATAAAGGTGCGATTGTTGATAAAGCACTTTACCAACAATTTATTAGCAGCCTTGATATGGCTTACGATGAATAA
- a CDS encoding mannitol dehydrogenase family protein yields the protein MQNILSEQNIALTADDVYHCGYDREPVNIGIVHFGPGAFHRAHQAVYTNELLLNGETDWGICEVSINSPSVRDALLPQDNLYTLAILDHSKSYQIIGAIKEILVAPEDPALVIERLCQPQIKVVTLTITEKGYCLTAQGGLDFANAGIVHDLENPTQPQTAIGFLVAGLLARYNKGMAPFVAISCDNVSDNGTRLKTAVIEFARTLDGNFAQWLTNEVKFPCTMVDSITPATNEMICASVAQQTGFKDNWPIQREQFSQWVIEDIPGVELPPWSTVGAILTTNVSGYELTKLRVLNCLHSTLAFIGSFTGLETVEQAIANPILKTFVESLLSEEIFPTLPTVDGLDKVSYGNSIIKRFQNPAICHLLAQIACDSSQKIPYRIIAIIEDNLAMGKNSTKLCLSLAAWMRFVTDKVSTKQLIIDPLAEQLTTIAKLCNGSDADVERFLALEHVFPQHLRENNNFVDTLTQAYSLFNQYGAADISLILTTMKED from the coding sequence ATGCAAAATATACTTTCTGAGCAAAATATCGCCTTAACAGCAGATGATGTTTATCATTGCGGTTACGATAGAGAACCTGTGAATATTGGCATTGTCCATTTTGGACCCGGCGCTTTTCACCGGGCGCATCAAGCTGTTTATACCAATGAGCTGTTGCTCAATGGAGAAACGGATTGGGGAATTTGCGAAGTTTCCATCAATAGTCCTTCGGTCAGGGATGCGTTGTTGCCACAGGATAACTTGTACACCTTAGCCATACTTGATCATAGCAAGTCTTATCAAATTATTGGCGCGATTAAAGAAATTTTGGTGGCGCCAGAAGACCCCGCCTTGGTGATTGAACGTTTGTGTCAGCCACAAATAAAAGTGGTGACTCTAACCATCACCGAAAAAGGCTATTGTTTAACAGCCCAAGGTGGTTTGGACTTTGCTAATGCCGGTATTGTTCATGATTTGGAAAACCCAACTCAGCCACAAACTGCCATTGGTTTCTTAGTGGCGGGTTTGCTTGCGCGTTATAACAAAGGCATGGCTCCCTTTGTTGCCATTAGTTGTGATAATGTCAGTGACAATGGCACTCGTTTAAAGACTGCAGTAATTGAGTTTGCCAGAACTCTCGATGGCAACTTTGCTCAATGGCTGACTAATGAAGTGAAGTTTCCGTGCACTATGGTAGATAGCATTACCCCGGCAACCAATGAGATGATTTGCGCCAGCGTTGCCCAGCAAACTGGGTTTAAAGATAACTGGCCAATTCAACGTGAGCAATTTAGTCAGTGGGTGATCGAAGATATTCCCGGAGTTGAATTGCCGCCTTGGTCAACGGTCGGGGCAATATTGACAACCAATGTCTCTGGTTATGAATTGACCAAGTTAAGAGTATTAAACTGTTTGCATTCTACGCTCGCCTTTATCGGTAGTTTTACCGGCTTGGAAACCGTTGAGCAAGCCATCGCGAATCCAATTCTTAAAACCTTTGTTGAAAGTCTGTTAAGCGAAGAAATCTTCCCAACTCTGCCGACCGTCGATGGTTTAGATAAAGTCAGTTATGGCAACAGCATTATCAAACGCTTTCAGAACCCGGCTATTTGCCACTTGCTTGCCCAAATTGCCTGCGACAGTAGCCAGAAAATTCCTTATCGCATCATTGCCATTATTGAAGACAATTTGGCAATGGGCAAAAACTCAACAAAACTGTGCCTAAGTCTTGCCGCCTGGATGCGTTTTGTTACAGATAAAGTATCAACAAAACAATTGATTATTGATCCTCTTGCCGAACAATTAACGACTATTGCTAAGCTCTGTAATGGTAGTGATGCTGATGTCGAGCGCTTTCTTGCACTCGAACATGTATTCCCGCAACATTTACGAGAAAATAACAATTTTGTCGATACCCTGACTCAGGCCTATTCATTGTTTAATCAATATGGCGCAGCAGATATTTCATTAATTTTAACCACAATGAAGGAAGACTAA
- the dctP gene encoding TRAP transporter substrate-binding protein DctP produces MGKYLPLKLVVILTLITTTILSNNGTFVTLKAEQDAIVLRLAEGLPENNPVTIAMYKFAELVAQKTQGKVIVKVHASGQLGQQIETIEQTRLGIIDFTRTNAVVLANVSPSVGVCTPPVGTSLLLGCSIGKVSIGTTVKEMVPFYIVMNGAILYRHGSGPNDGYLYAEFNPNLT; encoded by the coding sequence ATGGGAAAATATTTACCGTTAAAACTGGTGGTTATTCTTACTTTGATCACGACTACCATACTGTCGAACAACGGTACATTTGTAACCTTAAAAGCCGAACAAGACGCCATTGTTTTACGATTAGCCGAAGGCTTACCAGAAAATAATCCAGTGACCATCGCGATGTATAAGTTTGCCGAATTAGTTGCGCAAAAGACTCAAGGTAAAGTGATTGTAAAAGTCCACGCTAGTGGCCAACTTGGCCAACAAATTGAAACCATTGAACAAACCCGTTTAGGTATTATCGATTTTACTCGCACCAATGCGGTGGTATTAGCCAATGTCAGTCCTAGCGTTGGCGTTTGTACTCCGCCAGTTGGCACATCGCTATTGCTGGGTTGCTCTATTGGTAAAGTGTCAATAGGCACAACCGTAAAGGAAATGGTGCCATTTTATATCGTCATGAATGGTGCCATTTTATATCGTCATGGTAGTGGTCCTAATGATGGTTACCTTTATGCCGAGTTTAACCCTAACCTTACCTAA
- a CDS encoding DSD1 family PLP-dependent enzyme — MATQPAAKIGESWQDIDTPALVVDLDHLEHNLATMADYARQQGVRLRPHSKSHKCPAIAHQQIALGAVGVCCQKVSEAEVMVAHGILDILVSNQIIGRAKLNRLAALAKQAEIAVCVDNIDNIDEINDAAERFNVSIKVLVEVNVGSARCGVLPGQETLILAKAIAECEHLHFAGLQAYHGGAQHLRSFEARRRTILQAANLVEETVSLLAEHGFHCDIIGGGGTGTYIFEATSGIYNELQVGSYVFMDQDYSLNLNAQGEPIDEFKQSLSIKSAVLSKPQSHRCVLDAGLKAFSTDSGLPGIARYEHTKVLGAADEHTNIEFSKHTQVPEIGDAVTLLPSHCDPTVNLHDWLIGIRKGQVQTIWPVAARGALL; from the coding sequence TTGGCAACCCAACCTGCAGCAAAAATTGGTGAGAGCTGGCAAGACATTGATACCCCGGCTCTAGTCGTTGACTTAGACCATTTAGAGCATAACTTAGCAACGATGGCAGACTATGCCAGGCAACAAGGGGTGCGCTTACGTCCGCATTCTAAATCGCATAAATGCCCGGCAATTGCTCACCAGCAAATTGCCTTAGGTGCGGTAGGGGTATGCTGTCAAAAAGTTTCCGAAGCCGAAGTTATGGTGGCCCATGGTATTTTAGATATTCTGGTGAGCAATCAAATTATCGGCCGGGCTAAACTGAACCGTTTAGCGGCGCTGGCAAAACAGGCTGAAATCGCGGTATGCGTCGATAATATAGATAATATTGATGAGATTAATGACGCGGCAGAGCGATTTAATGTGTCGATAAAAGTGTTAGTCGAAGTCAATGTGGGCTCCGCCCGCTGTGGTGTATTACCGGGCCAGGAAACCCTGATTTTAGCAAAAGCGATTGCTGAGTGTGAACACTTACATTTTGCCGGATTACAAGCGTATCATGGTGGCGCACAACACTTACGGTCATTTGAGGCTCGCCGGCGAACGATTTTGCAAGCGGCTAACCTTGTCGAAGAAACCGTATCCTTGTTGGCTGAACATGGTTTTCATTGTGACATTATCGGCGGCGGCGGTACCGGCACTTATATATTTGAAGCCACCAGTGGCATTTATAACGAGCTGCAGGTGGGCTCTTATGTGTTTATGGATCAAGATTATTCTTTAAACTTGAACGCGCAAGGCGAACCAATTGACGAATTTAAGCAAAGTTTATCGATAAAATCAGCGGTGTTGAGCAAACCACAAAGCCACCGTTGCGTATTAGATGCCGGTTTAAAAGCGTTTTCAACCGACTCGGGCTTACCGGGTATTGCGAGGTATGAGCATACTAAAGTGTTAGGGGCCGCAGACGAGCATACCAATATTGAATTTTCTAAACATACGCAGGTGCCGGAGATCGGAGATGCGGTTACCTTGTTGCCAAGCCATTGCGATCCCACAGTAAACCTGCATGATTGGTTAATCGGCATACGGAAGGGGCAAGTTCAAACGATATGGCCAGTTGCAGCGCGAGGTGCGCTGCTATAA
- a CDS encoding LacI family DNA-binding transcriptional regulator, which yields MATQKSIADKLGLSISLVSRVLSGKAKEIGVAEETIKKVLDEAKRTNYTPNSAALSLRGVKTHTLGVITYDFEDPYFGIILGELHKIAKQRKFTLILAGSYQRDEDTLDLSAFAKHNIEGLIIVGSDRKKDWYENFNQKSIPSVQIGFTTDKIGANICLDESLSANLIASYLHKQKTESATLFFNHSLSHETFKTQHIKALTENGINILEDVICDGSISSVKSGIKQLKQLPDVIIAGDDIMATKIIRSLHELNIKVPEDVKVFGFDNISHARNFIPSLTTLNPPIKEMIQTAFDLVSSPSISKETLRFTPELISRESA from the coding sequence ATGGCTACTCAAAAAAGTATTGCAGATAAGCTGGGATTATCAATCAGTTTGGTATCTCGGGTGTTATCAGGGAAAGCAAAAGAAATTGGTGTTGCAGAAGAGACGATTAAAAAAGTCCTCGATGAAGCAAAACGCACTAACTATACGCCAAATTCAGCGGCATTATCGTTAAGAGGAGTTAAGACTCATACCTTAGGCGTTATCACTTATGATTTTGAAGATCCTTATTTCGGCATCATCCTCGGCGAATTGCACAAAATCGCCAAACAAAGAAAATTTACCTTAATACTCGCTGGCTCTTACCAGAGAGACGAAGACACCTTAGATCTTTCCGCTTTTGCCAAACACAACATTGAAGGCTTAATTATTGTTGGTAGTGATCGAAAAAAAGATTGGTACGAAAACTTTAATCAAAAGTCAATCCCAAGCGTACAAATTGGCTTTACCACAGATAAGATTGGTGCCAATATTTGTTTGGATGAATCGCTAAGTGCCAACTTAATTGCCAGCTATTTGCATAAACAAAAAACCGAAAGTGCCACCTTATTTTTTAACCATAGCCTGTCACACGAAACGTTTAAAACACAGCACATTAAAGCACTTACCGAGAATGGTATTAACATCCTTGAAGATGTGATTTGTGATGGTTCGATTAGCTCGGTAAAAAGTGGCATAAAGCAGTTAAAACAGCTGCCTGACGTTATTATTGCGGGTGATGATATTATGGCGACAAAAATTATTCGTTCCTTGCATGAGTTAAATATCAAAGTTCCCGAAGACGTAAAAGTATTTGGTTTTGATAATATTTCCCATGCCCGCAATTTCATTCCTTCCTTAACGACGTTAAATCCGCCAATTAAGGAAATGATCCAAACCGCTTTTGATTTAGTATCTAGCCCAAGTATCAGTAAAGAAACCTTGCGCTTTACTCCGGAGTTAATTAGCCGCGAATCGGCATAA
- a CDS encoding glucosamine-6-phosphate deaminase, translated as MKFNTLENEKLMGQAAAKLGAEAIRQAISNKGKATIIIATGSSQFDMLQHLTEQEDIPWEKVQAFHLDEYVGLSAEHPASFRKYLNERFVAKAKGLNKMTLVNADAEDLEAEIARLNALIAQEEVDVCLAGIGENGHLAFNDPPADLATYEPYIVVELDQACRQQQCNEGWFNGLADVPSKAISMSINQILKSKKIILSVPGERKAEAVKNTVAKSISADYPSSVLQGHADCEIFLDVESASLLPEKVS; from the coding sequence ATGAAATTTAATACTCTTGAAAATGAAAAATTGATGGGGCAAGCAGCCGCTAAATTAGGGGCTGAAGCGATTCGTCAGGCAATCAGCAATAAAGGAAAAGCGACCATTATTATTGCTACCGGCTCGAGCCAGTTCGACATGTTACAACACCTGACTGAGCAGGAAGATATTCCCTGGGAAAAGGTTCAGGCATTTCATCTTGATGAATACGTTGGTCTTTCAGCAGAGCATCCAGCCAGCTTTCGAAAATACTTAAATGAGCGTTTTGTTGCCAAAGCCAAAGGGCTAAACAAGATGACGCTAGTAAACGCTGATGCTGAAGATCTTGAGGCCGAAATTGCTCGATTAAACGCACTGATTGCCCAAGAAGAAGTGGATGTTTGTCTTGCTGGAATTGGTGAAAATGGTCATTTAGCATTTAACGATCCACCAGCCGATTTAGCAACCTATGAACCTTATATAGTCGTTGAGCTTGACCAGGCTTGTCGTCAACAACAGTGTAATGAAGGCTGGTTTAACGGTTTAGCAGATGTGCCGAGCAAAGCAATTAGTATGAGTATTAATCAAATACTTAAAAGCAAAAAAATCATACTGTCGGTACCTGGCGAAAGAAAAGCCGAAGCGGTTAAAAATACAGTAGCTAAAAGTATATCCGCTGACTATCCATCTTCGGTGTTACAAGGTCATGCTGATTGTGAAATTTTTCTCGATGTAGAATCAGCAAGCCTGTTACCTGAAAAAGTTTCTTAA
- a CDS encoding glycoside hydrolase family 88/105 protein gives MKIFNLKFILLLIALLTITTNKSLASNDTNNFANNTKINITKAAVLEQMEAVTQWQLNNPTGKELWVWEYGTFYTGLMSYYKLKPQQKYLDEMIAMGESLQWKLKPHPYLADNLTIAQTYIDLYEIDPQPKYIDKARYVMDMEFYKRPSKPDLRWQDNPHKLNWWSWADSLFMAPPAFAQMTKVTGDTKYLKKMDKLWKATYKYLYDKEEDLFFRDDSYFAPRTKNDKKVFWSRGNGWVVGGLVKVLEAMPKDDTRRRFYERVLKNMSKSLIALQAPEGHWYPSLLDKDEFDVVETSGTAFFVYALAWGINNNLLDEKTYLPHVLKAWQVLDSAVEANGKLGFVQLVGVGPDKVKKEHSETYGSGAFLLAGSEVYRLLDK, from the coding sequence ATGAAAATATTCAATCTTAAGTTTATCTTGTTGTTAATAGCGTTATTAACAATAACAACGAATAAATCACTTGCCAGCAACGATACTAATAATTTTGCGAATAACACTAAAATAAATATCACTAAAGCTGCAGTGCTTGAACAAATGGAAGCCGTGACGCAATGGCAGTTGAACAACCCTACTGGCAAAGAATTATGGGTATGGGAGTACGGCACGTTTTATACCGGCTTAATGAGTTATTACAAGCTTAAGCCACAACAGAAATACCTCGATGAAATGATTGCGATGGGTGAGTCATTGCAGTGGAAATTAAAGCCGCATCCTTACCTTGCTGACAATTTGACCATCGCCCAAACCTATATTGACCTTTATGAAATTGATCCTCAGCCAAAATATATCGACAAAGCTCGGTATGTGATGGATATGGAGTTTTATAAACGACCATCAAAGCCGGATTTAAGATGGCAAGACAATCCTCATAAGCTCAATTGGTGGAGTTGGGCTGACTCGTTATTTATGGCGCCCCCTGCCTTTGCACAAATGACGAAAGTGACCGGTGATACTAAATATCTGAAGAAAATGGATAAACTGTGGAAGGCGACCTACAAATACTTATACGACAAAGAGGAAGACTTGTTCTTTCGCGACGACAGCTATTTTGCGCCAAGAACGAAAAACGATAAAAAAGTGTTTTGGTCAAGGGGTAATGGTTGGGTTGTTGGCGGTTTGGTGAAAGTGCTTGAGGCCATGCCAAAAGATGATACTCGCAGGCGTTTTTATGAAAGAGTGTTGAAAAATATGTCTAAAAGTTTAATTGCCTTGCAAGCGCCCGAGGGACACTGGTACCCGAGCTTATTAGATAAAGATGAATTTGATGTAGTGGAAACCAGTGGCACGGCCTTTTTTGTTTATGCGCTGGCTTGGGGCATTAATAATAACTTGCTCGATGAAAAGACCTATTTGCCGCACGTGCTTAAAGCATGGCAGGTGCTGGATTCAGCAGTAGAAGCAAACGGCAAGCTTGGCTTTGTGCAATTAGTTGGTGTTGGCCCGGATAAAGTCAAAAAAGAACACAGTGAAACTTACGGCAGCGGTGCATTTTTATTAGCGGGCAGTGAAGTGTATCGCCTGCTGGATAAATAA
- the uxuA gene encoding mannonate dehydratase, giving the protein MQETWRWFGPTDTVTLKNILQSGASGVVTSLHHVATGDVWELDEILKRKACIEEQGLEWSVIESIPLHNDIKTRSKDCARYIENYKQSLLNAGKAGIKTVCYNFMPVVDWTRTNLLYELPNQSKALRFEMSDFAAYDVYYLQRENAESDYQPEILAKAKARFEAMTELEKELLEKNIIAGLPGGEGSYDRQGILAAITEFIQLGTEKFRENLFEFLREIIPVAESAGINMCIHPDDPPFSLFGLPRVVSTASDVRALLNAVPSINNGLTLCAGSFGVRGDNNLVEMVTEFGNKIHFVHLRNVTRDADGSFCESEHLAGDNDMVGLIQALLNEEKQRQACGSGDSNIAMRPDHGHLLGDEIGKDNINPGYSFAGRMKGLAELRGVIHTLNVINQ; this is encoded by the coding sequence ATGCAAGAAACATGGCGTTGGTTTGGACCGACAGACACGGTCACACTTAAAAATATTTTGCAATCTGGAGCGTCTGGGGTTGTTACCTCACTGCATCATGTCGCAACCGGTGACGTTTGGGAGTTGGATGAAATATTAAAGCGCAAAGCCTGCATTGAAGAGCAAGGACTTGAGTGGTCGGTGATCGAAAGTATTCCGTTACATAATGATATTAAAACCCGCAGTAAAGACTGTGCCCGTTATATTGAAAATTATAAGCAATCGCTGCTCAATGCCGGTAAAGCTGGCATTAAAACCGTTTGTTATAACTTTATGCCGGTAGTGGACTGGACGCGGACCAATCTTCTTTATGAATTGCCGAACCAATCGAAAGCATTACGCTTTGAAATGTCTGATTTTGCTGCCTACGATGTATATTATTTACAACGTGAAAATGCGGAAAGTGATTATCAACCTGAGATTTTAGCAAAAGCCAAAGCTCGCTTTGAGGCGATGACAGAGCTTGAAAAAGAACTGCTAGAGAAAAACATCATTGCCGGTTTACCGGGCGGCGAAGGTTCGTATGACCGTCAGGGAATACTGGCCGCGATCACCGAATTTATTCAGTTAGGCACGGAAAAGTTCAGAGAAAATTTATTTGAGTTCTTACGTGAAATAATTCCGGTAGCCGAAAGTGCCGGCATCAATATGTGTATTCATCCGGACGATCCACCGTTTTCGTTGTTCGGTTTACCAAGAGTGGTGTCAACGGCGAGCGATGTTCGCGCATTACTCAACGCCGTGCCGAGCATTAATAATGGTCTTACCTTGTGTGCCGGCTCTTTTGGCGTGCGTGGCGATAATAATTTAGTTGAAATGGTAACAGAGTTTGGCAACAAAATTCACTTTGTCCATCTGCGTAACGTGACTCGTGATGCCGATGGCTCTTTTTGTGAGTCTGAGCACCTTGCTGGTGATAACGACATGGTCGGCTTAATTCAAGCGCTATTGAATGAAGAAAAACAGCGACAGGCTTGTGGTTCGGGCGATAGTAACATTGCCATGCGTCCTGATCATGGGCATTTACTCGGTGATGAAATTGGTAAAGATAATATCAATCCGGGTTATTCCTTTGCCGGCCGAATGAAAGGGTTGGCGGAACTTCGCGGTGTTATTCATACCTTGAATGTGATCAATCAATAA
- a CDS encoding sulfatase-like hydrolase/transferase, which produces MKNRILWLFLFLFTLSGVNSSMASSPKNVILFMIDGLHWQAPDKLKMPNFNALIEKGTYIEKSYVLLPHHPTVGDYGKYNSCSFPNPVLHSGTIFIKPENKLLQESLPANLTTAFVVNTPAYRTVARGFSTSIMDANLSDEQVVDNAINIFENQSPAFMRVHLQTPGELGRSVNSATPEQGYFRDIFGQGSPYVAGVENADKLLGKFVRYLKKSGNWEDTVLIVSSDHGQSKIGWHPMFDEDSWVTPMVFAGKGIARQRSLPYFEHTDLAATISMLLNSKAPSNNGGAGRIVKEILANTKAKDFHHDKFIKTINQQIKQFNFYKSELLLDSDEKPHYAVILASLENEFLTPEPFYHQDRITDWHKAGTTKHMILANEKILKQMKTALGK; this is translated from the coding sequence ATGAAAAATAGAATTCTTTGGTTGTTTTTATTCCTGTTCACTCTCTCAGGAGTAAATAGTTCCATGGCAAGTTCGCCGAAAAATGTGATTTTATTCATGATCGATGGTTTGCATTGGCAAGCTCCTGATAAATTAAAAATGCCTAACTTTAATGCGTTGATTGAAAAGGGCACTTATATCGAAAAGTCTTATGTGTTATTACCACATCACCCAACTGTTGGCGATTACGGCAAATACAACAGTTGTTCATTCCCTAATCCGGTATTACATTCAGGAACGATATTCATTAAACCTGAAAACAAACTGTTGCAAGAGAGCCTGCCTGCGAACTTAACCACGGCTTTTGTGGTGAATACGCCCGCTTATCGGACGGTGGCGCGTGGTTTTTCTACATCGATAATGGATGCAAACTTAAGCGACGAGCAAGTGGTTGATAACGCAATAAATATCTTTGAAAACCAAAGCCCGGCATTTATGCGTGTACATTTACAAACACCCGGTGAGTTAGGGCGTTCGGTAAACTCTGCTACCCCGGAGCAAGGCTATTTTCGTGACATCTTTGGTCAAGGTTCGCCTTATGTTGCCGGCGTTGAAAATGCTGATAAATTGTTGGGGAAATTTGTTCGTTATTTAAAAAAATCAGGAAACTGGGAGGATACCGTACTGATTGTAAGCTCTGATCATGGCCAGAGTAAAATCGGCTGGCACCCAATGTTTGATGAAGACAGCTGGGTAACGCCGATGGTCTTTGCCGGCAAGGGGATCGCGCGGCAAAGAAGCTTGCCTTATTTTGAGCATACCGATTTAGCCGCCACTATCTCTATGCTGTTAAATAGCAAGGCGCCAAGTAACAATGGTGGTGCTGGCCGTATAGTGAAAGAGATCCTGGCCAATACCAAAGCGAAGGATTTTCACCATGACAAATTTATTAAAACCATAAACCAGCAAATCAAACAGTTTAATTTTTATAAATCTGAACTGCTGTTAGACTCCGACGAAAAGCCTCATTACGCGGTGATACTGGCCTCTTTAGAAAATGAATTTTTAACCCCTGAGCCGTTTTATCACCAGGATAGAATAACCGATTGGCATAAAGCGGGCACCACCAAACATATGATCCTTGCCAATGAAAAGATACTGAAACAAATGAAAACGGCGTTAGGGAAATAG